The following are encoded together in the Blautia obeum ATCC 29174 genome:
- a CDS encoding RnfABCDGE type electron transport complex subunit G, translating into MNTILKNTISITVITLVAGLALGVVQDITAGPIATQAEKSKEEAYKAVFEDASSFSEYSLDDTNQAEDLVAYLNDNGFTAQTIDEIMVAEDASGETLGYTFTVTDSEGYGGDIQFAMGVQNDGTLNGISILSISETAGLGMKATTDSFKDQFKNKNVEKFTYTKTGSTSDDQIDAISGATITTNAMTNGVNAGLCAFRYVEGGAES; encoded by the coding sequence ATGAATACAATCTTAAAAAACACCATTTCCATCACAGTGATCACTCTGGTTGCAGGTCTTGCGCTTGGCGTAGTTCAAGATATCACAGCTGGTCCGATTGCCACACAGGCCGAAAAATCCAAAGAAGAAGCATATAAAGCTGTTTTTGAAGATGCTTCCAGTTTCAGTGAGTATTCACTCGATGACACCAATCAGGCCGAAGATCTTGTTGCTTACCTTAATGATAATGGTTTCACAGCACAGACAATTGATGAAATTATGGTAGCAGAAGATGCTTCCGGTGAAACGCTTGGATATACTTTCACAGTCACTGATTCCGAAGGTTACGGTGGAGACATCCAGTTTGCAATGGGTGTTCAAAATGACGGAACCCTGAATGGTATCTCCATTTTATCTATCAGTGAAACTGCCGGCCTTGGTATGAAAGCAACTACTGACAGCTTCAAAGATCAGTTTAAAAACAAAAACGTAGAAAAATTTACATACACAAAAACAGGTTCCACATCTGATGACCAAATTGATGCCATCAGCGGTGCAACCATTACAACAAATGCCATGACAAACGGTGTCAATGCCGGACTTTGTGCATTTCGGTATGTGGAAGGAGGGGCAGAGTCATGA
- the rsxC gene encoding electron transport complex subunit RsxC, which yields MGKLTFRGGIHPYEGKELSKDHPIEKYLPKGDLVYPLSQHIGAPSVPCVKKGDTVLAGQKIADAGGFVSVPLHASVSGTVKGIEKRLNATGSMVDCIVIENDQQYQETEFQEARLEDLTKEEILNRIKEGGVVGMGGAGFPTHVKLAPKDPSKIEYILVNGAECEPYITSDYRRMIEEPEKVVKGLQVILTLFDSAKGYICIEDNKPDCIAKMKELVKDIDRIEVKEMMTKYPQGGERTLIYAATGREINSSMLPADVGCVVDNVETVISVYKAVILGRPVNSRVVTVTGDGIKEPKNLLVLAGTDMSELVDAAGGLKGKIAKAISGGPMMGFALYDLHVPCTKTTSAFLFLEHDAVSEAQEIQTACINCGRCVSVCPGHVLPARLAKLAERGDMAGFEALDGMECCECGCCSYICPAKRPLTQSIKSMRKMVLASRRKK from the coding sequence ATGGGAAAACTGACCTTTAGGGGCGGAATCCATCCTTACGAAGGTAAGGAACTATCCAAAGACCATCCGATTGAGAAGTATCTCCCAAAAGGAGATCTGGTTTATCCACTCTCTCAGCACATCGGAGCACCATCTGTTCCCTGCGTAAAAAAAGGTGACACAGTTCTTGCAGGACAGAAGATTGCCGATGCAGGCGGATTTGTTTCTGTACCGCTTCATGCATCTGTTTCCGGTACCGTTAAGGGTATCGAAAAAAGGCTGAACGCTACCGGTTCTATGGTTGACTGTATTGTTATCGAAAATGACCAGCAGTACCAGGAAACCGAATTTCAGGAAGCCCGCCTGGAAGACCTTACAAAAGAAGAAATCCTGAACCGTATCAAAGAGGGCGGGGTAGTAGGTATGGGTGGAGCAGGATTTCCAACCCATGTAAAACTTGCGCCAAAGGATCCTTCCAAGATTGAATATATTCTTGTAAACGGTGCTGAATGCGAACCTTATATCACAAGCGACTATCGCCGTATGATCGAAGAACCGGAAAAAGTTGTAAAAGGTCTTCAGGTCATTCTGACTCTTTTTGATTCTGCAAAAGGATACATCTGTATCGAGGACAACAAACCAGACTGTATCGCCAAAATGAAAGAACTGGTCAAAGATATCGATCGTATCGAAGTAAAAGAAATGATGACCAAATATCCACAGGGTGGTGAGCGTACTCTGATCTATGCTGCAACCGGACGTGAGATCAATTCTTCAATGCTTCCTGCTGATGTAGGATGTGTCGTTGACAATGTAGAGACTGTAATTTCCGTATACAAAGCAGTTATTCTCGGCAGACCGGTCAACAGTCGTGTAGTTACCGTTACCGGTGATGGCATCAAAGAACCAAAGAACCTTCTTGTTCTTGCAGGTACTGACATGTCTGAACTGGTAGATGCCGCTGGTGGACTGAAAGGCAAGATTGCAAAAGCAATTTCCGGTGGTCCTATGATGGGATTTGCATTATATGATCTTCACGTACCGTGCACAAAAACAACTTCTGCATTCCTGTTCCTTGAACATGATGCCGTATCTGAAGCCCAGGAAATACAGACCGCCTGCATCAACTGCGGACGCTGTGTGAGCGTCTGTCCAGGCCACGTTCTTCCTGCACGTCTTGCCAAACTGGCAGAACGTGGTGATATGGCAGGCTTTGAAGCATTAGACGGTATGGAATGCTGCGAATGCGGATGCTGCAGTTATATCTGTCCTGCAAAGAGACCGCTTACACAGAGTATCAAGTCCATGCGTAAAATGGTTCTTGCCAGCCGCAGGAAGAAATAA
- a CDS encoding ribonuclease H-like domain-containing protein produces MIVKKIPILQGFPALETVKYLSNTKNELSEYNPIFYDIETTGLSRYTAFVYLIGAVRFEENQWMLYQWMREDENEEALVLQEFASFLTNADCTIQYNGNRFDQPFLEERYRKHKMDTPFKEILSLDLYQLLKPCQSLFKLSKMKQPDLENFVGIHNRKYCDGGQCIRLYKTFMKKKDPEAANIVMGHNEEDLLGLGTIFSLLAYKKLYDGEYHPKQCVILEQELKIVIELSAAAPVNVSCGNSDFYLSVNGYEARMLVHLKEGKLRQYYRNYKDYEFIPGEDTAMPKSITRYMDKSLKIATTPQTCYTWFNCDEDFLNNEKKQMQYLTHTLPFFLDNLNK; encoded by the coding sequence ATGATTGTTAAAAAAATACCTATTTTACAAGGGTTTCCGGCACTTGAAACCGTTAAATATTTATCGAATACAAAAAATGAATTGTCAGAATATAATCCGATTTTTTACGATATTGAGACAACTGGATTATCAAGATATACTGCATTTGTGTATCTGATCGGCGCAGTCAGATTCGAAGAAAATCAATGGATGCTTTATCAGTGGATGCGGGAAGATGAAAACGAGGAGGCTCTTGTTTTACAGGAATTTGCAAGCTTTTTGACAAATGCTGATTGTACGATTCAGTATAATGGAAATCGATTTGACCAGCCTTTTCTGGAAGAACGTTATCGAAAACACAAAATGGATACTCCATTTAAAGAAATTTTATCCCTTGATCTATATCAGTTGTTAAAACCATGTCAGAGTTTGTTTAAACTGAGCAAAATGAAACAGCCGGATTTGGAAAATTTTGTCGGAATACATAACAGAAAGTACTGCGACGGTGGACAATGTATTCGATTATATAAAACTTTTATGAAGAAAAAAGATCCGGAAGCAGCAAATATCGTGATGGGACATAATGAAGAAGATTTGTTGGGACTTGGGACAATTTTTTCATTACTTGCATACAAAAAACTTTATGATGGAGAATATCATCCGAAACAATGCGTGATTTTAGAGCAGGAATTAAAGATTGTCATAGAACTTTCTGCTGCTGCTCCGGTGAATGTATCTTGTGGAAATTCAGATTTTTATCTGAGTGTAAATGGATACGAAGCAAGAATGCTGGTACACCTTAAAGAAGGTAAACTCCGTCAATATTACAGAAATTATAAAGATTATGAGTTTATTCCGGGGGAAGACACTGCAATGCCAAAGTCCATTACCAGATATATGGATAAAAGCCTTAAAATCGCGACAACTCCTCAAACTTGCTATACCTGGTTTAATTGCGATGAGGATTTTTTGAATAATGAAAAGAAACAGATGCAATATCTGACACATACACTTCCGTTTTTTCTGGATAATCTGAATAAATAG
- the rpsA gene encoding 30S ribosomal protein S1: protein MSELSFEQMLEDSVKTIRNGEIVQGTVIDVKDDEIILNIGYKADGIITKSEYSNDASLVLTDAVHVGDSMEAKVLKVNDGEGQVILTYKRLAAEKGNKRLEAAFESQEVLKAPVTQVLDGGLCVNVEEARVFIPASLVSDTYEKDLSKYADKEIEFVITEFNPRRRRIIGNRKQLLLAEKAEKQKELMEKIHVGDTVTGTVKNVTDFGAFIDLGGADGLLHISEMSWGRVENPKKVFNVGDEVRVLIKEINGDKIALSMKFPEENPWLSAAEDFAVGNVVTGKVARMTDFGAFVELAPGIDALLHVSQISKEHVAKPSDVLSIGQEIQAKVVDFNGDDKKISLSMKALEAPAAEEATEE, encoded by the coding sequence ATGTCAGAATTGAGTTTTGAACAGATGCTGGAGGATTCCGTAAAAACAATCAGAAATGGAGAGATCGTACAGGGTACAGTCATTGATGTAAAAGATGATGAGATCATCCTGAATATCGGTTATAAAGCAGACGGTATTATCACTAAGAGTGAATATTCCAATGATGCTTCACTTGTACTCACAGATGCAGTTCATGTTGGCGACAGCATGGAAGCAAAAGTACTGAAAGTCAATGACGGTGAAGGACAGGTTATCCTGACTTACAAGAGACTTGCTGCAGAAAAAGGCAACAAACGTCTGGAGGCTGCTTTCGAATCTCAGGAAGTGCTGAAAGCTCCTGTAACACAGGTACTTGACGGTGGTCTTTGTGTAAATGTAGAAGAGGCTAGAGTATTTATTCCTGCAAGCCTTGTTTCCGACACATACGAAAAAGATCTTTCAAAATATGCAGATAAAGAAATCGAATTTGTTATCACTGAATTCAATCCAAGAAGAAGACGTATCATTGGTAACCGTAAACAGCTTCTTCTTGCTGAAAAAGCAGAGAAACAGAAAGAACTTATGGAGAAAATCCATGTTGGCGATACTGTAACAGGTACCGTTAAAAATGTTACAGATTTTGGTGCTTTCATCGATCTTGGTGGAGCGGATGGACTTCTTCATATCTCCGAGATGTCTTGGGGCAGAGTTGAAAACCCGAAAAAGGTCTTCAATGTAGGTGATGAAGTTAGAGTTCTGATCAAAGAGATCAATGGAGATAAGATTGCTCTTTCCATGAAATTCCCAGAAGAGAATCCATGGCTTTCTGCAGCAGAAGATTTTGCTGTAGGTAACGTAGTAACTGGTAAAGTTGCACGTATGACAGATTTTGGTGCTTTTGTTGAACTTGCACCTGGAATTGATGCACTTCTTCATGTATCCCAGATTTCCAAAGAGCACGTTGCTAAACCATCTGATGTACTTTCTATCGGACAGGAAATTCAGGCTAAAGTTGTTGATTTCAACGGAGATGACAAGAAGATCAGCCTTAGCATGAAAGCTCTGGAAGCTCCGGCAGCTGAAGAAGCTACAGAAGAATAA
- the rsxE gene encoding electron transport complex subunit RsxE, translating into MKANTPAERLVNGIIKENPTFVLVLGMCPTLAVTTSAINGIGMGLTTTVVLAMSNLMISLLRKFIPDGVRMPAFIVVVASFVTIVQMLLQGFIPSLYSALGIYIPLIVVNCIILGRAEAYASKNPPIPSLFDGIGMGLGFTLSITCIGAVRELLGAGQLFGQQILPLAADGKMGYEPITIFILAPGAFFVLAMLAALQNKFKIGAAKRRIDPSEGCNCCSGCDSCSNTMCKGGKQA; encoded by the coding sequence ATGAAAGCAAACACACCTGCTGAACGTCTTGTAAACGGTATTATTAAAGAAAATCCGACTTTCGTGCTGGTGCTGGGTATGTGTCCTACACTGGCTGTTACAACATCTGCTATTAATGGTATTGGAATGGGGCTGACAACTACAGTTGTCCTTGCAATGTCCAACCTGATGATTTCTCTTCTGAGAAAATTCATCCCGGACGGCGTACGTATGCCTGCATTTATCGTAGTCGTAGCATCCTTCGTTACCATCGTACAGATGCTTTTACAAGGATTTATACCAAGCCTGTATTCCGCACTTGGTATTTACATTCCTCTGATCGTAGTAAACTGTATCATCCTTGGTCGTGCAGAAGCATATGCTTCCAAAAATCCACCAATCCCGTCTCTCTTTGATGGTATCGGAATGGGCCTTGGTTTTACTTTAAGTATCACCTGTATCGGTGCAGTCCGTGAACTGCTTGGCGCAGGTCAGCTCTTCGGACAGCAGATTCTTCCACTTGCTGCTGACGGCAAGATGGGCTACGAACCGATCACAATCTTTATCCTTGCTCCTGGTGCATTCTTTGTCCTTGCAATGCTTGCAGCACTTCAGAATAAGTTCAAAATCGGTGCTGCCAAACGCAGAATAGACCCGAGTGAAGGATGCAATTGCTGCTCAGGCTGTGATTCCTGCAGCAATACTATGTGTAAAGGAGGCAAACAGGCATGA
- a CDS encoding RnfABCDGE type electron transport complex subunit D, whose amino-acid sequence MEEMYNVSSNPHVRDKMTTSRIMQLVVIALLPATLFGIWNFGFHALLVVLVTVISSVFFEWLYDRLMHKKNTITDFSAVVTGLLLALNMPPQIPLWMPVLGSAFAIIVVKQLFGGLGQNFMNPALAGRCFLMISFAAKMTDFSVSDSYRGVLDTVTGATPLAALKKQGFVAASSIPVKDLFIGNIQGTIGETSALAILIGAVILLAFKVIDLKVPLTYIGSFTVFVIFYMLGSGMGFDGNYLLSHLFGGGLMLGAWFMATDYVTTPITPKGQLIYGCCLGILTAIFRLFGGSAEGVSYAIIFCNLLVPIIEKVTKPVAFGKGGKKA is encoded by the coding sequence ATGGAAGAAATGTATAATGTATCATCTAATCCCCATGTCAGGGACAAAATGACAACCAGCCGGATCATGCAGCTCGTTGTGATCGCGTTGCTTCCTGCTACCTTATTCGGTATCTGGAATTTCGGCTTTCATGCACTCCTTGTAGTGCTCGTAACAGTGATTTCCAGTGTGTTTTTTGAATGGCTGTATGACAGACTCATGCACAAAAAAAATACAATTACTGATTTCAGTGCAGTGGTAACAGGCCTTTTGCTCGCGCTGAATATGCCTCCGCAGATTCCACTGTGGATGCCAGTTCTGGGCAGTGCATTCGCTATCATTGTCGTAAAACAACTTTTTGGCGGACTCGGTCAGAACTTTATGAACCCGGCACTTGCCGGAAGATGTTTCCTTATGATTTCTTTTGCTGCGAAAATGACAGATTTTTCCGTATCTGACAGCTATCGTGGAGTTCTGGATACCGTAACAGGCGCAACCCCTCTGGCAGCATTGAAAAAACAGGGATTTGTAGCAGCATCTTCAATTCCGGTAAAAGATCTCTTTATCGGTAATATTCAGGGAACCATTGGTGAAACTTCCGCACTTGCAATCCTGATTGGTGCAGTAATTCTTCTTGCATTCAAGGTTATTGACCTTAAAGTACCACTTACATATATCGGAAGCTTTACAGTATTTGTAATTTTTTATATGCTTGGTTCAGGAATGGGATTTGATGGCAATTATCTGCTCAGTCATCTGTTTGGCGGTGGTCTGATGCTGGGTGCATGGTTTATGGCAACAGATTACGTTACCACACCAATCACTCCTAAAGGGCAGCTTATTTATGGATGTTGTCTCGGTATTCTGACTGCAATTTTCCGTCTCTTCGGTGGATCAGCAGAAGGTGTTTCCTACGCAATCATTTTCTGCAACCTTCTGGTTCCGATCATTGAAAAAGTAACCAAACCGGTTGCCTTTGGAAAAGGAGGTAAAAAAGCATGA
- a CDS encoding RnfABCDGE type electron transport complex subunit B, which translates to MNIGAIITATVVVAAVGLFIGIFLSIAGKKFAVETDEREVAVREALPGNNCGGCGYPGCDGLAAAIAKGEAPVNACPVGGEAVGKVIAGIMGQEVVESARMAAFVKCTGTCEKTKDNYNYTGVEDCEMMAFIPGGGSKACNYGCMGFGSCVKACPFDAIHIVNGVAVVDREACKACGKCIAKCPHHLIELAPYDQKTFVGCSSHAKGKAVTTACELGCIGCKKCEKTCPNGAITVTDFCAHIDYEKCTNCGACKEACPRHVIL; encoded by the coding sequence ATGAATATTGGAGCAATTATTACAGCAACCGTAGTTGTTGCAGCTGTCGGTCTCTTTATTGGTATTTTCCTGAGTATTGCCGGCAAAAAATTTGCTGTCGAAACAGATGAACGTGAAGTTGCAGTCCGCGAAGCACTTCCTGGAAACAACTGTGGTGGTTGCGGTTATCCTGGATGTGATGGTCTTGCTGCTGCAATCGCAAAAGGCGAAGCACCGGTCAATGCCTGTCCGGTAGGCGGAGAAGCAGTAGGCAAAGTAATTGCCGGAATCATGGGACAGGAAGTAGTTGAATCTGCTCGTATGGCTGCCTTTGTAAAATGTACAGGAACCTGCGAAAAAACAAAAGACAATTATAACTATACTGGTGTAGAAGACTGTGAAATGATGGCATTCATTCCAGGCGGCGGATCCAAAGCATGCAATTATGGATGTATGGGATTTGGAAGCTGTGTAAAAGCTTGTCCGTTTGATGCAATTCATATTGTAAACGGAGTAGCAGTTGTTGACCGTGAAGCCTGTAAGGCCTGCGGTAAATGTATTGCAAAATGTCCGCATCATCTGATTGAACTTGCACCATATGATCAAAAAACATTTGTTGGCTGTAGCTCTCATGCAAAGGGAAAAGCCGTTACAACTGCATGTGAACTCGGATGTATCGGATGTAAGAAATGTGAAAAAACATGTCCGAACGGTGCAATCACTGTTACAGATTTCTGCGCTCACATTGATTACGAAAAATGTACAAACTGTGGTGCATGCAAAGAAGCATGTCCGCGACACGTTATTCTTTAA
- the rsxA gene encoding electron transport complex subunit RsxA, whose product MKELLIILVSSAIVHNVVLSQFLGLCPFFGVSKKTETAVGMGGALVFVITLSSFVTGLIYKFILVPSGMEYLQTIVFILIIAALVQFVEMFLKKCVPSLYQALGVYLPLITTNCAVLGVALTNVQDEYNILQGTINGFATAVGFTISITLMAGIREKIQYNDIPDAFKGFPTVLLTAGLMAIAFFGFSGLI is encoded by the coding sequence ATGAAAGAATTATTAATTATCCTTGTCAGCTCTGCCATTGTCCATAACGTAGTACTGAGCCAGTTCCTTGGTCTCTGCCCTTTCTTTGGTGTTTCCAAAAAGACGGAGACAGCAGTCGGTATGGGCGGTGCTCTTGTATTCGTTATTACATTATCATCCTTTGTTACAGGACTGATCTACAAATTTATCCTTGTTCCTTCAGGCATGGAATATTTACAGACAATCGTATTTATCCTGATCATTGCAGCACTGGTTCAGTTTGTAGAAATGTTTCTTAAAAAATGTGTTCCTTCCCTGTATCAGGCACTTGGTGTATACCTTCCTCTGATCACAACAAACTGTGCAGTTCTTGGTGTTGCACTCACAAATGTGCAGGATGAATACAATATTCTTCAGGGTACGATCAACGGATTTGCCACAGCAGTAGGTTTCACGATTTCTATTACACTGATGGCTGGTATCCGTGAAAAAATTCAGTACAATGATATTCCGGATGCTTTCAAAGGATTCCCTACTGTACTTCTTACAGCAGGTCTGATGGCAATTGCATTCTTCGGATTTTCAGGATTAATTTAA